The Pannonibacter sp. XCT-53 genome includes a region encoding these proteins:
- a CDS encoding arylesterase, which produces MAALALPVTAFAQSPAAPSAPVASGGEPVEIVVLGDSLSAGYQLPAAEAFPVQLERALKEKGHNISVINAGVSGDTSSGGLARLDWSVPPTADAVILELGANDALRGIDPAATRANLDAIVARLTQRGVKVLVAGMLAPRNLGEDYARAFDPIFADIAAAHGALLYPFFLEGVAMKPELNLPDGMHPTGEGVSVIVRGVLPLAEELIGRVRQGS; this is translated from the coding sequence ATGGCAGCCCTGGCCCTGCCCGTCACCGCATTCGCCCAGTCCCCGGCCGCGCCGTCGGCACCGGTGGCGAGCGGCGGCGAACCCGTCGAAATCGTTGTCCTTGGCGACAGTCTGTCGGCCGGATACCAGCTTCCGGCGGCAGAGGCCTTTCCCGTGCAGCTCGAGCGCGCCCTGAAGGAAAAGGGGCATAACATTTCCGTGATCAACGCGGGCGTGTCCGGCGACACGTCCAGCGGCGGCCTTGCACGGCTCGACTGGTCGGTGCCGCCGACGGCCGATGCGGTCATCCTCGAGCTTGGGGCAAACGATGCCTTGCGCGGCATTGATCCGGCCGCCACCCGCGCCAATCTCGACGCGATCGTGGCGCGGCTGACGCAGCGCGGCGTCAAGGTTCTGGTGGCCGGCATGCTGGCACCGCGCAATCTCGGCGAGGACTATGCCCGCGCGTTCGATCCGATCTTCGCCGACATTGCCGCCGCCCATGGCGCGCTGCTCTATCCCTTCTTCCTTGAGGGCGTTGCGATGAAGCCGGAGCTGAACCTGCCCGACGGCATGCATCCGACCGGCGAGGGGGTTTCCGTCATCGTTCGCGGTGTGCTACCGCTGGCGGAAGAGCTGATCGGCCGAGTCCGCCAGGGGTCGTAG
- a CDS encoding aldo/keto reductase, translating to MELRRLGRTDLAVSHICLGTMTFGEQNTEAEGHAQLDRAFAAGVNFLDAAELYPIPPRPETQGRTERIIGTWLKARGLRDKVVVATKVVGRSDMTHFRKDGSPGRLTARQINEAVDRSLANLQTDCIDLYQVHWPERNVSGFGSNPTRWADPEILSDETPIEETLEALTALVKAGKVRHVGLSNESPWGTMTYLKAAELKGLSRVVSIQNAYNLVNRTFEAGLAEVALRESVGLLAYSALGQGYLTGKYRNGAMPAGSRKALFNRLQRYEKPGAEAAINAYVDLAREAGLDPSQMAIAFALSRSFVTSVIIGATSLAQLDTALGAADLTLPADVLERIDALHQLHGNPCP from the coding sequence ATGGAACTTCGCCGTCTCGGCCGCACCGACCTTGCGGTCAGCCACATCTGCCTTGGAACCATGACGTTCGGGGAGCAGAACACCGAAGCCGAGGGCCATGCCCAGCTTGACCGAGCCTTTGCCGCCGGCGTCAATTTCCTCGACGCCGCCGAGCTTTACCCGATCCCGCCGCGCCCGGAAACGCAGGGGCGCACCGAGCGGATCATCGGCACCTGGCTCAAGGCGCGGGGCTTGCGTGACAAGGTGGTCGTGGCAACCAAGGTCGTCGGCCGCTCGGACATGACCCATTTCCGCAAGGACGGCTCGCCGGGCCGTCTGACGGCCCGCCAGATCAACGAGGCGGTCGACCGCAGCCTTGCCAACCTGCAGACCGACTGCATCGACCTCTACCAGGTGCACTGGCCGGAGCGGAACGTCTCCGGCTTCGGCTCCAATCCCACCCGCTGGGCCGATCCGGAGATCCTGTCCGACGAGACGCCGATCGAGGAAACGCTCGAGGCACTCACGGCCCTCGTGAAGGCCGGCAAGGTGCGGCATGTCGGCCTGTCCAATGAAAGCCCCTGGGGCACGATGACCTATCTGAAGGCGGCGGAGCTGAAGGGCCTGTCGCGTGTCGTCTCGATCCAGAATGCGTATAATCTCGTCAACCGGACCTTCGAGGCCGGGCTGGCCGAAGTGGCCCTCCGCGAGAGTGTCGGTCTCCTTGCCTATTCCGCCCTGGGGCAGGGGTATCTCACCGGCAAGTATCGCAACGGTGCAATGCCGGCCGGCTCGCGCAAGGCGCTGTTCAACAGGTTGCAGCGTTACGAGAAGCCGGGTGCCGAAGCGGCCATCAACGCCTATGTCGACCTGGCCCGCGAGGCCGGGCTCGATCCGTCGCAGATGGCGATTGCCTTTGCCCTGTCGCGCAGTTTCGTGACCAGCGTGATCATCGGCGCCACCAGCCTGGCGCAGCTGGACACCGCGCTGGGGGCGGCGGACCTGACCCTGCCGGCCGACGTGCTGGAGCGGATCGACGCGCTGCACCAGCTGCACGGCAATCCCTGCCCCTGA
- a CDS encoding YkvA family protein produces the protein MRARVDDLGFDPEILGPELGSDEQKIRSLRQRLLATARKAARQVPFLEDVIAGYYCAMDPATPTKVRATTLAALAYFVLPVDMMPDFLIGIGFGDDATVLMAALAMIRTHMRPEHKEAARAALQDKDQL, from the coding sequence ATGCGCGCACGTGTAGACGACCTCGGCTTCGATCCCGAGATCCTTGGACCGGAGCTTGGCTCCGACGAGCAGAAGATCAGGAGCCTGCGTCAGCGGCTGCTGGCCACGGCCCGCAAGGCGGCCCGCCAGGTTCCGTTCCTCGAGGACGTGATCGCCGGCTATTACTGCGCCATGGATCCGGCCACGCCGACCAAGGTGCGGGCGACGACGCTGGCGGCGCTGGCCTATTTCGTGCTGCCGGTCGACATGATGCCCGACTTCCTGATCGGCATCGGCTTCGGTGACGATGCGACCGTGCTGATGGCCGCGCTCGCCATGATCCGCACCCACATGCGGCCGGAGCACAAGGAGGCAGCGCGCGCTGCCCTGCAGGACAAGGACCAGCTGTAA
- the thpR gene encoding RNA 2',3'-cyclic phosphodiesterase, translating into MPRLFTGLEIPAQTGMYLSMLRGGLKGSRWIDPENYHITLRFIGDIDDRTADEVADALSRVRREPVEIRLSGLGSFGNGKPHAVWARVQPTPQLAELQGEQERILQRLGLPAERRKYTPHVTIARCKTASNEEVARWLMERGDFQAPPFLAGRFVLYSSRASIGGGPYLVEEAFPLAA; encoded by the coding sequence ATGCCGCGCTTGTTTACGGGTCTTGAAATACCCGCCCAGACAGGCATGTACCTGTCCATGCTCCGCGGTGGCCTCAAGGGCAGCCGCTGGATTGACCCCGAAAACTACCACATCACTCTCCGCTTCATCGGCGACATCGACGACCGCACGGCCGACGAGGTGGCAGACGCGCTGTCACGCGTGCGGCGCGAGCCGGTGGAGATCCGGCTGAGCGGTCTGGGCTCCTTCGGCAACGGCAAGCCGCATGCGGTCTGGGCGCGCGTCCAGCCGACGCCGCAGCTGGCCGAGCTCCAGGGCGAGCAGGAGCGCATCCTGCAGCGGCTGGGATTGCCGGCGGAGCGGCGCAAGTACACGCCGCATGTCACCATCGCGCGCTGCAAGACGGCGAGCAACGAGGAGGTGGCGCGCTGGCTGATGGAACGGGGCGACTTCCAGGCCCCGCCCTTCCTGGCCGGCCGCTTCGTGCTCTATTCATCCCGTGCCAGCATCGGCGGCGGCCCGTATCTGGTCGAGGAAGCCTTCCCGCTCGCGGCCTGA
- a CDS encoding acyl-CoA dehydrogenase family protein: MTTALNRASAPTAPGDELLTQTRAAVETISSLVDTATRRVREAVSKGGKISSELVDREQRATHGLAWLATYGEALRQLDAYQLRLREQGRHGEIEELIVRLGFAEYLAQIFGGIPMNQGEFVRLGDLGLSAAEIAAARTPAIEQLMAEGNTPAVRARLAELIRHQASRSTFGDSGLDATLEQIRGEMRRFAEDKVVPYAHEWHLRNDYIPLEVIAQMAELGVFGLTIPEEYGGLGLGKESMCVVSEELSRAYIGVGSLGTRSEIAGELILCGGTEEQKQKWLPLIASGEILPTAVFTEPNTGSDLASLRTRAVLDGDVWKISGNKTWITHPVRADIMTLLARTNPEEPGYKGLSMFIAEKPRGTDEDPFPAEGMSGGEIEVLGYRGMKEYEIAFDGFEVKAENLLGGETGQGFKQLMQTFEGARIQTAARALGVAQAALDLGLRYAEERVQFGKALINFPRVSDKLALITAELMIARQLTYFSAWEKDSGRRCDLEAGMAKLLGARVAWAAADNALQIHGGNGFALEYQISRVLCDARILNIFEGAAEIQAQVIARRLLESRALD; the protein is encoded by the coding sequence ATGACCACTGCCCTCAACCGCGCCAGTGCCCCGACTGCGCCCGGAGACGAGCTTCTGACGCAGACCCGCGCGGCCGTCGAAACGATCAGCTCGCTGGTCGACACGGCCACGCGCCGCGTGCGCGAGGCGGTCAGCAAGGGCGGCAAGATCTCGTCCGAGCTGGTGGACCGCGAGCAGCGCGCAACCCACGGCCTCGCCTGGCTTGCGACCTATGGCGAGGCGCTGCGCCAGCTGGACGCCTATCAGCTGCGCCTGCGCGAGCAGGGTCGCCACGGCGAGATCGAGGAGCTGATCGTCCGGCTGGGCTTTGCCGAGTATCTGGCGCAGATCTTCGGCGGCATCCCGATGAACCAGGGCGAATTCGTCCGCCTCGGCGATCTGGGCCTGAGCGCGGCAGAGATCGCCGCTGCCCGCACACCGGCCATCGAGCAGCTGATGGCGGAGGGCAACACGCCGGCCGTCCGCGCCCGGCTGGCGGAGCTGATCCGTCACCAGGCCTCCCGCTCGACCTTCGGCGACAGCGGTCTTGACGCGACGCTGGAACAGATCCGCGGCGAGATGCGCCGCTTTGCCGAGGACAAGGTGGTGCCATACGCGCATGAGTGGCACCTCAGGAATGACTACATCCCGCTCGAGGTCATTGCCCAGATGGCCGAGCTTGGCGTCTTCGGCCTGACGATCCCGGAGGAATACGGCGGGCTCGGCCTCGGCAAGGAGAGCATGTGCGTCGTCTCCGAAGAGCTGTCGCGCGCCTACATCGGCGTCGGCTCGCTGGGCACCCGCTCGGAGATCGCAGGCGAGCTGATCCTGTGCGGCGGCACGGAAGAGCAGAAACAGAAGTGGCTGCCGCTGATCGCCTCCGGCGAGATCCTGCCGACGGCCGTCTTCACCGAGCCCAACACCGGCTCCGACCTGGCCTCCCTGCGCACCCGTGCAGTGCTGGACGGGGATGTCTGGAAGATCTCCGGCAACAAGACCTGGATCACCCATCCGGTCCGCGCCGACATCATGACCCTGCTGGCCCGCACCAACCCCGAAGAGCCGGGCTACAAGGGCCTGTCGATGTTCATCGCCGAAAAGCCGCGCGGCACCGACGAGGACCCGTTCCCGGCCGAGGGCATGTCCGGCGGCGAGATCGAGGTGCTCGGCTATCGCGGCATGAAGGAATACGAGATCGCCTTTGACGGCTTCGAGGTGAAGGCGGAAAACCTGCTCGGCGGTGAAACCGGCCAGGGCTTCAAGCAGCTGATGCAGACCTTCGAGGGGGCCCGCATCCAGACCGCAGCCCGTGCGCTGGGTGTCGCCCAGGCGGCGCTGGACCTTGGCCTGCGCTATGCCGAGGAGCGCGTCCAGTTCGGCAAGGCGCTGATCAACTTCCCGCGCGTCTCGGACAAGCTGGCGCTGATCACGGCCGAGCTGATGATTGCCCGCCAGCTGACCTATTTCTCGGCCTGGGAAAAGGACTCCGGCCGGCGCTGTGACCTCGAGGCCGGCATGGCCAAGCTGCTCGGTGCCCGGGTGGCCTGGGCGGCGGCGGACAACGCGCTGCAGATCCATGGCGGCAACGGCTTTGCGCTGGAGTACCAGATCAGCCGTGTTCTTTGCGATGCCCGCATCCTCAACATCTTCGAGGGGGCCGCGGAAATCCAGGCCCAGGTCATCGCCCGCCGGTTGCTGGAAAGCCGCGCGCTGGACTGA
- a CDS encoding Bax inhibitor-1/YccA family protein translates to MSTFDRNNQTPYAVAGRYADAGIDEGLRSYMLGVYNYMTLGLAITGLFALGVANFAMDSSGQLTALGQALYLSPLKWVVMLAPLGMVLFLSFRIQSMSAATAQLTFWVYAAVMGVSLSSIFMVYTGGSIARVFFITAVSFGALSLFGYTTKKDLSAWGSFLFMGLIGIVLASLVNIFLESSALQFAISVIGVLVFAGLTAYDTQQIKEMYYAGDDSEVAAKKSIMGALRLYLDFINLFVMLLQLFGSNRE, encoded by the coding sequence ATGTCGACGTTCGACCGGAACAACCAGACGCCCTACGCGGTCGCCGGCCGCTACGCCGATGCCGGCATCGATGAGGGCCTGCGCTCCTACATGCTGGGCGTTTACAACTACATGACCCTGGGTCTGGCCATCACGGGCCTGTTTGCCCTGGGCGTGGCCAACTTTGCCATGGATTCCTCGGGCCAGCTCACCGCTCTCGGCCAGGCGCTCTACCTGAGCCCGCTGAAGTGGGTCGTGATGCTCGCCCCGCTGGGTATGGTGCTGTTCCTGAGCTTCCGCATCCAGTCGATGAGCGCCGCCACCGCGCAGCTGACCTTCTGGGTCTATGCCGCCGTGATGGGCGTGTCGCTGTCGTCGATCTTCATGGTCTACACCGGTGGCTCGATCGCCCGGGTGTTCTTCATCACCGCCGTTTCCTTCGGTGCCCTGAGCCTGTTCGGCTACACCACCAAGAAGGACCTGTCGGCCTGGGGTTCGTTCCTGTTCATGGGTCTGATCGGCATCGTGCTGGCCTCGCTCGTGAACATCTTCCTCGAGTCTTCGGCCCTGCAGTTCGCGATCTCGGTGATCGGCGTGCTGGTCTTCGCTGGCCTGACCGCCTATGACACCCAGCAGATCAAGGAAATGTACTACGCTGGCGACGACAGCGAAGTGGCTGCCAAGAAGTCGATCATGGGCGCGCTGCGTCTGTACCTCGACTTCATCAACCTCTTCGTGATGCTGCTGCAGCTGTTCGGCAGCAACCGCGAGTAA
- a CDS encoding DUF2794 domain-containing protein, translated as MNDSDTDASERGGERSDLIPLAGSQPPPARPVVAFDRRELDQILRLYGRMVADGEWRDYAIDLLRDRAVFSVFRRSSEMPLYRIEKDPKLARRQGAYSVVATNGMILKRGHELATVLRVLEKKRHLRLVDA; from the coding sequence ATGAACGACAGCGATACGGACGCATCCGAACGTGGCGGCGAGCGGAGTGACCTCATCCCGCTCGCCGGATCCCAGCCCCCTCCAGCCCGGCCCGTGGTCGCCTTCGACCGGCGCGAGCTGGACCAGATCCTCCGGCTGTATGGCCGGATGGTGGCGGATGGCGAATGGCGCGACTATGCCATCGACCTCCTGCGCGACCGGGCCGTCTTCTCGGTGTTCCGCCGCTCCAGCGAGATGCCGCTCTACCGCATCGAGAAGGACCCGAAGCTGGCGCGCCGTCAGGGCGCCTACAGCGTGGTGGCGACGAACGGGATGATCCTGAAGCGCGGCCATGAGCTGGCCACCGTTCTCCGGGTGCTCGAGAAGAAACGGCACCTGCGTCTGGTTGATGCCTGA
- a CDS encoding ABC transporter ATP-binding protein: MTSGPAISLKDVHLTLGDGAGKVHILKGIDLEIATGSSVGLVGPSGSGKSTLLMVMAGLERADRGQVQVAGSDLSPMTEDQLARFRGRNVGIIFQSFHLVPNMTALENVAVPLELAGDRDAFAKARAELEAVGLGHRLTHYPAQMSGGEQQRVAVARALVVEPAILIADEPTGNLDGSTGEQIIELMFAARARHNATLVLVTHDPGLAERCDRVVRLRSGEIESERAGTPQPARLPA, translated from the coding sequence ATGACATCTGGACCAGCCATCTCCCTCAAGGATGTCCACCTGACCCTCGGCGACGGCGCCGGCAAGGTCCATATCCTCAAGGGCATCGACCTGGAGATCGCCACCGGCTCGTCGGTCGGTCTGGTGGGCCCGTCGGGATCGGGCAAGTCGACCCTGCTGATGGTGATGGCCGGCCTCGAGCGCGCCGACCGGGGGCAGGTGCAGGTGGCAGGCTCCGACCTCTCGCCGATGACCGAGGACCAGCTTGCCCGCTTCCGCGGGCGCAACGTCGGCATCATCTTCCAGTCGTTCCATCTCGTCCCGAACATGACCGCGCTGGAAAACGTGGCCGTGCCGCTGGAGCTGGCGGGCGACCGCGACGCCTTCGCCAAGGCCCGTGCCGAGCTCGAAGCCGTGGGCCTTGGCCACCGGCTCACGCATTACCCCGCCCAGATGTCGGGGGGCGAGCAACAGCGCGTGGCGGTGGCCCGTGCGCTGGTCGTTGAACCGGCAATCCTCATTGCCGACGAGCCGACCGGCAACCTCGACGGCAGCACCGGCGAGCAGATCATCGAGCTGATGTTTGCCGCCCGCGCCCGCCACAACGCCACCCTGGTGCTGGTGACGCATGATCCCGGCCTGGCCGAACGTTGCGACCGGGTGGTGCGGCTGCGCTCCGGCGAGATCGAAAGCGAGCGCGCCGGCACGCCGCAACCGGCGAGGCTTCCGGCATGA
- a CDS encoding translation initiation factor IF-3: MVSGAGLVLQAVRIVLGFILGLTGAGVFLAWGFFQGLSDTSEPGLAGAVVATGLVSAALIGALAFVPAALAIVLAEAFRWRSFLYHVAVGGLIALALWGIGDIGPIPDDAAGGSSLRPGTTVALAAGFVAGAIYWLVAGRSSGTWRRAEG; the protein is encoded by the coding sequence ATGGTCAGCGGTGCAGGGCTCGTGCTTCAGGCGGTGCGGATCGTCCTCGGCTTCATTCTGGGGCTGACGGGCGCGGGCGTATTCCTTGCCTGGGGCTTTTTCCAGGGCCTGTCCGACACCTCGGAGCCGGGTCTTGCCGGAGCGGTGGTGGCCACGGGGCTTGTCTCGGCCGCGCTGATCGGGGCGCTGGCCTTCGTTCCCGCCGCCCTTGCCATCGTGCTGGCGGAAGCCTTCCGCTGGCGCAGCTTTCTCTATCATGTTGCCGTCGGGGGGCTGATCGCGCTGGCCCTGTGGGGGATCGGCGACATCGGGCCGATCCCGGATGATGCCGCCGGCGGTTCCAGCCTGCGGCCAGGCACGACGGTGGCGCTGGCTGCGGGCTTCGTCGCCGGCGCGATCTACTGGCTGGTGGCGGGCCGCTCCTCGGGCACCTGGCGCCGCGCCGAGGGCTGA
- a CDS encoding NAD(P)H-dependent oxidoreductase — translation MPRRILVLSGHPAEASLTEALAEAYAEGARSKDHETRSFSLARMQFNPDFTAGYGGQQPLEPDLLAFQEAVAWCDHLVIAHPLWWGLMPARLKGLFDRTLLPGFAFRYEAGSPFPAKLLKGRSAEVLVTADTPVWWLYLVLRAGGYRAMKSQILGFCGFRPVRFKTFAPVRGSTPERRQRWLETARRLGARA, via the coding sequence ATGCCGAGACGTATCCTCGTTCTCAGCGGTCATCCGGCCGAGGCCAGCCTGACCGAGGCCCTGGCAGAAGCCTATGCCGAGGGGGCCCGCAGCAAGGATCACGAGACCCGTTCCTTCTCGCTCGCCCGCATGCAGTTCAATCCCGACTTCACAGCCGGATACGGCGGACAGCAGCCGCTCGAACCGGATCTGCTGGCGTTTCAGGAGGCCGTGGCCTGGTGCGACCATCTCGTCATCGCACATCCGCTGTGGTGGGGGCTGATGCCGGCACGGCTCAAGGGCCTGTTCGACCGGACGCTGCTGCCGGGCTTTGCCTTCCGGTACGAGGCCGGCAGCCCGTTCCCGGCCAAGCTTCTGAAAGGCCGCAGCGCCGAGGTGCTGGTGACGGCGGACACGCCGGTCTGGTGGCTCTATCTGGTGCTGCGGGCCGGCGGCTACCGGGCCATGAAGAGCCAGATCCTGGGCTTCTGCGGTTTCCGGCCGGTGCGCTTCAAGACCTTCGCTCCCGTGCGCGGATCGACGCCCGAACGGCGCCAGCGATGGCTCGAGACCGCACGCCGCCTCGGCGCCCGGGCTTGA
- a CDS encoding ABC transporter permease → MTAFVPPSAEQAATWRLALRFALRELRGGLRGFYIFIACIALGVAAISGVTSVSRSMTEGIASEGQTILGGDLSFRLVHREADTAERAHIDSLGETSRVATLRAMARKPDGSDQALVELKAVDGAYPLYGSFAIEGGGDLAAKLATGPDGIAGAVADASLLGRLGLAVGDTVALGRATVRITGIIASEPDKLSEGIEFGPRLMLSDTALPATGLVQPGSLVNWSYRVRLPEGTSDEDTRARMDEAREKFPDAGWRVQSRANSAPGLQRNISRFSQFLSLVGLTALVVGGVGVANAVRSFLETKREVIASFKCLGATGNLVFSIYLIQVMLIAAIGIGIGLVIGAALPFVAGAALAGVLPIQLALSIYPFELGLGLLYGLLTALAFALWPLGRAHDIPPTALFRDQVDARRSAPRKRYLVATAVAAASLAAIAIFLAQDKRIALIYVGAAAGSFLLLIGVARAIMALARRAPVVRSTALRLAIANIHRPGALTPSVVLSLGLGLTLLVALALIDGNLRRELTSTIAQKAPSFFFIDIQSAERDAFEVLLKQEAGDATIQSVPMLRGRLTKVNGVPSDQVKVSSDAAWVLRGDRGITYDSKMPANSKLVQGSWWGEGYSGEPLVSFDEELATGLGLKIGDTVSVNVLGREITARLANTRTVEWESLAINFVMVFSPNTFAGAPHAHLMTVTWDPDVGAERELSLLKTVSTSFPTVTSIRVKDALTQVNSIVEQLALAIRSASSITLIASVLVLAGALAAGNRSRIYDAVILKTLGATRGRLIFAYALEYALLGLATALFALMAGATAAWFVITNVMGGSFVLLPATAIGAVLGALVLTVGFGLIGTWRVLGKKPAPVLRNL, encoded by the coding sequence ATGACCGCCTTCGTCCCCCCGTCGGCCGAACAGGCGGCAACCTGGCGCCTGGCCCTCCGCTTTGCCCTGCGCGAACTGCGGGGCGGCCTGCGCGGCTTCTACATCTTCATCGCCTGCATCGCGCTCGGCGTGGCCGCCATCTCCGGCGTCACGTCCGTGTCCCGCTCCATGACGGAAGGCATCGCCAGCGAAGGCCAGACCATCCTCGGCGGTGACCTGTCGTTCCGTCTGGTGCACCGGGAAGCCGACACCGCCGAACGCGCCCATATCGACAGCCTCGGCGAGACCTCGCGGGTCGCCACCCTGCGCGCCATGGCGCGCAAGCCGGACGGCAGCGACCAGGCCCTCGTCGAGCTGAAGGCCGTGGACGGCGCCTACCCGCTTTACGGCAGCTTTGCCATCGAAGGGGGCGGCGACCTGGCCGCCAAGCTGGCGACCGGTCCGGACGGGATTGCCGGAGCGGTCGCGGACGCCTCGCTTCTGGGCCGCCTCGGCCTTGCGGTGGGCGACACGGTTGCCCTCGGCCGCGCCACGGTGCGCATCACCGGCATCATCGCCAGCGAACCGGACAAGCTGTCGGAAGGCATCGAGTTCGGCCCGCGGCTGATGCTGTCCGACACCGCCCTGCCGGCCACCGGGCTGGTGCAGCCGGGCAGCCTTGTCAACTGGTCCTACCGCGTCCGCCTGCCCGAGGGGACGTCGGACGAAGACACGCGGGCCCGCATGGACGAGGCGCGGGAGAAATTCCCGGATGCCGGCTGGCGGGTGCAGTCGCGCGCCAACTCGGCCCCTGGCCTGCAGCGCAACATCAGCCGCTTCTCGCAGTTCCTGTCCCTTGTCGGCCTGACGGCGCTGGTCGTGGGCGGCGTCGGCGTCGCCAACGCGGTGCGCTCGTTCCTGGAGACGAAGCGGGAAGTGATTGCCAGCTTCAAGTGCCTGGGCGCCACCGGCAACCTGGTATTCTCGATCTATCTCATCCAGGTCATGCTGATTGCGGCCATCGGCATCGGCATCGGTCTGGTGATCGGAGCGGCCTTGCCCTTCGTCGCCGGTGCAGCGCTGGCCGGCGTGCTGCCGATCCAGCTGGCACTGTCGATCTATCCGTTCGAGCTGGGGCTCGGCCTCCTCTACGGGCTGCTCACCGCCCTCGCCTTCGCCCTCTGGCCGCTCGGCCGGGCGCATGACATTCCCCCCACGGCCCTCTTCCGTGACCAGGTGGACGCGCGCCGCAGCGCGCCACGCAAGCGCTATCTGGTCGCCACGGCCGTTGCAGCCGCAAGCCTGGCCGCAATCGCGATCTTCCTCGCGCAGGACAAGCGCATCGCGCTGATCTATGTCGGCGCCGCCGCCGGTTCCTTCCTGCTGCTGATCGGGGTTGCCCGGGCGATCATGGCGCTCGCCCGTCGCGCCCCGGTGGTGCGCTCCACCGCGCTCAGACTTGCCATTGCCAACATCCATCGGCCGGGAGCCCTCACCCCCTCGGTGGTGCTGTCGCTCGGCCTCGGGCTGACCCTGCTGGTGGCGCTGGCGCTCATCGACGGCAACCTGCGGCGCGAACTGACGTCCACCATCGCGCAGAAGGCCCCGAGCTTCTTCTTTATCGACATCCAGAGCGCCGAGCGCGATGCCTTCGAGGTGCTGCTGAAGCAGGAGGCCGGCGACGCGACGATCCAGAGCGTGCCGATGCTGCGCGGCCGGCTGACCAAGGTGAACGGGGTCCCCTCCGACCAGGTGAAGGTGTCGTCCGATGCCGCCTGGGTGCTGCGGGGCGACCGGGGTATCACCTATGACAGCAAGATGCCCGCCAACTCGAAACTGGTGCAGGGCAGCTGGTGGGGCGAGGGCTACAGCGGCGAACCGCTGGTTTCCTTCGACGAGGAGCTGGCCACCGGCCTCGGACTGAAGATCGGCGACACCGTCAGCGTCAACGTGCTGGGGCGCGAGATCACGGCGCGTCTGGCGAACACGCGCACGGTGGAATGGGAAAGCCTCGCGATCAACTTCGTGATGGTGTTCTCGCCCAACACCTTCGCCGGTGCCCCGCATGCCCACCTGATGACCGTCACCTGGGATCCGGATGTCGGCGCGGAGCGGGAACTGTCGCTGCTGAAGACCGTGTCCACCTCGTTTCCGACGGTGACCTCGATCCGGGTCAAGGACGCGCTGACCCAGGTCAATTCCATCGTCGAGCAGCTGGCCCTCGCCATCCGCTCGGCCTCGTCGATCACCCTGATCGCCAGCGTCCTCGTGCTGGCGGGCGCCCTGGCGGCCGGCAACCGCAGCCGGATCTACGACGCGGTGATCCTGAAGACGCTCGGCGCCACGCGGGGCCGGCTGATCTTTGCCTATGCGCTGGAGTATGCCCTGCTCGGCCTTGCGACCGCGCTGTTCGCGCTGATGGCCGGAGCAACCGCAGCCTGGTTCGTGATCACCAACGTGATGGGCGGCAGCTTCGTGCTGCTGCCGGCCACCGCGATCGGCGCCGTGCTGGGCGCCCTCGTGCTGACCGTCGGTTTCGGCCTGATCGGCACCTGGCGGGTGCTGGGCAAGAAGCCGGCGCCGGTGCTGCGCAACCTCTGA